A region from the Lolium perenne isolate Kyuss_39 chromosome 4, Kyuss_2.0, whole genome shotgun sequence genome encodes:
- the LOC127319660 gene encoding F-box protein SKIP19-like has translation MDAAPPPVTEEPPAQDWSLLPLDLLSAVFVRLGLVEVLRGAGMVCRSWLDAAKVPDLWRVVDMENHIISFEDLDVWRARAKAAVYRSDGQLREFAGRRFVNAELMQYIVERSPLLTTLRLVSCSSGVFSYRLASLMRESPLRELRSLILENVDITVKKLTSVLKRCPALEVLTVRDCSGMYVEDEETLRAKFARIKTLTFECEDDDGGCCCGCDF, from the exons ATGGACGCCGCCCCGCCGCCAGTGACGGAGGAGCCGCCGGCCCAGGACTGGTCGCTGCTGCCCCTCGACCTGCTCTCCGCGGTCTTCGTCAGGCTCGGCTTGGTCGAGGTCCTCAGGGGCGCAGGCATGGTGTGCCGCTCGTGGCTCGACGCGGCGAAGGTGCCAGACCTGTGGCGTGTCGTGGACATGGAAAATCACATTATCTCGTTCGAGGACTTAGATGTGTGGCGCGCGAGGGCGAAGGCGGCCGTCTACCGTTCCGATGGACAGCTTCGGGAGTTCGCCGGGAGGCGGTTTGTCAACGCGGAGCTCATGCAGTATATCGTGGAAAG GTCACCTTTACTGACAACCCTTCGTCTTGTATCCTGCTCGTCCGGTGTCTTCAGTTACCGACTCGCCAGTCTTATGAGAGAGTCACCTCTTAGGGAGCTCCGTTCCCTTATACTTGAGAACGTTGACATCACCGTGAAAAAACTGACCTCTGTCCTTAAGAGGTGTCCTGCCTTGGAGGTTCTTACTGTCCGCGATTGTTCAGGTATGTACGTGGAAGATGAGGAGACCCTGCGAGCGAAATTCGCCCGGATCAAGACCCTGACGTTCGAGTGTGAGGATGATGATGGCGGCTGCTGCTGTGGTTGTGATTTCTAG